One region of Bdellovibrio bacteriovorus genomic DNA includes:
- a CDS encoding DNA recombination protein RmuC: MNLFVVLSFFAGALIAGLVVYFKMKAQATSEKAQLQADVQALQMKNDLLSQSLAEQKVLMTDARKQQEALAEKMNTQFEVMAQKIFEEKSAKFTDQNHKNIASVLEPLKERIKDFEKKVEETYSTERSERGMLRGELSKLMELNKVMSAETQNLTKALKGEVKTQGNWGELILENILERSGLRKGEEYIIQGTDLDLRGEDGQILRPDVIVSLPDEKHLIVDSKMTLIAYEQYSSAETPEDLERAGKLHVESLKKHIDGLSEKKYHAADKLISPDFVILFMPLEPAFALAFKLKPELFQYAWERNVAIVSPTTLLATLRTVAALWKQDRQEKNALEIAKRGGLLYEKFAGLLKDLQNLGEKLSAAQKAHEDVIKKVSEGRGNLIDQVEDLKRLGAKTEKSLPQLENA; this comes from the coding sequence ATGAATCTATTCGTTGTCCTTTCTTTTTTCGCGGGAGCGCTTATCGCGGGCCTCGTGGTTTATTTCAAAATGAAAGCCCAAGCGACATCTGAAAAAGCTCAGTTGCAGGCGGATGTTCAAGCATTGCAGATGAAAAATGATCTTCTTTCACAAAGCCTCGCTGAACAAAAGGTCTTGATGACCGATGCTCGCAAACAGCAAGAAGCGCTGGCGGAAAAAATGAACACTCAGTTTGAAGTGATGGCGCAAAAAATCTTTGAAGAAAAGTCTGCCAAGTTTACCGATCAGAACCACAAAAATATCGCTTCTGTTTTGGAACCTCTTAAAGAGCGCATCAAAGATTTCGAAAAGAAAGTGGAAGAGACTTATTCCACAGAACGCTCTGAGCGCGGCATGCTGCGCGGGGAACTTTCGAAGCTCATGGAACTAAATAAAGTCATGTCCGCAGAAACGCAGAATCTGACAAAAGCCCTTAAGGGTGAAGTAAAAACGCAAGGTAATTGGGGCGAGCTGATCTTAGAAAATATTCTGGAACGCTCGGGCCTTCGTAAAGGTGAAGAGTACATCATTCAGGGAACAGACTTGGATTTGCGTGGCGAAGACGGACAAATTCTTCGTCCTGACGTTATCGTCAGTCTGCCCGACGAAAAACATTTAATCGTCGACTCAAAGATGACATTGATCGCTTACGAACAATACTCTTCGGCAGAAACCCCTGAAGATCTTGAGCGTGCGGGAAAGCTTCACGTTGAATCTTTGAAAAAACACATCGACGGTTTATCAGAGAAAAAATATCACGCAGCCGATAAGTTGATTTCACCGGACTTCGTGATTTTGTTCATGCCTTTAGAGCCGGCTTTTGCTTTGGCGTTTAAATTGAAGCCAGAGCTCTTCCAGTACGCGTGGGAAAGAAACGTGGCGATCGTGAGTCCAACGACTTTGCTAGCAACACTAAGAACGGTGGCGGCTTTGTGGAAGCAAGATCGTCAGGAAAAAAATGCGCTTGAAATCGCGAAGCGTGGTGGCCTTCTTTATGAAAAATTCGCAGGCCTTTTAAAAGACCTTCAAAACCTAGGCGAAAAACTTTCCGCGGCTCAAAAAGCACATGAAGATGTGATTAAGAAAGTTTCTGAAGGTCGCGGGAACTTGATTGACCAAGTGGAAGATCTAAAGCGCTTGGGCGCTAAAACGGAAAAATCATTACCTCAGTTAGAGAATGCTTAA